A stretch of Saccharothrix texasensis DNA encodes these proteins:
- a CDS encoding sensor histidine kinase codes for MTTRVNPNIGRVSGYFLLNLVTGLFWFVLLVALGAVSIGTAVIWVGVPLGVLTLTVARGAATAERSWLRATLGVDIPRPYRALPEGATARAKAIAKDPATWRDLAYWLIMLPLGVFEFALTVTLWAVVAATVLLPFYLHWLPMTWEVTFSAGNVWLIDSFASAIPVSVLGLLFGVLSYRVLKALGRGHALLAQSLLGPSRYGVLSAKAEQLSASRARGVEAAEAERRRIERDLHDGAQQRLVAVAMGLGRARSKMESDPDGARELIAEAHADAKLAISELRDLARGIYPSVLGDRGLDAALSSLAARSPIPVEVEVDVEPRPPTAVESTAYFTVAETLTNVAKHSGATRAHVKVSRTANSVVVEVTDDGRGGAEVRPGGGLAGLADRAATIDGVVVVVSPIGGPTVIRTELPCAW; via the coding sequence TCAACCCGAACATCGGCCGGGTCAGCGGGTACTTCCTGCTGAACCTGGTCACCGGGCTCTTCTGGTTCGTCCTGCTGGTGGCGCTGGGCGCGGTGAGCATCGGCACCGCGGTGATCTGGGTCGGCGTGCCCCTCGGCGTGCTGACGCTGACCGTGGCGCGCGGCGCGGCGACGGCCGAGCGGTCCTGGTTGCGGGCGACCCTCGGCGTGGACATCCCCCGGCCGTACCGGGCGCTGCCCGAGGGCGCGACCGCCCGCGCGAAGGCCATCGCGAAGGACCCGGCGACGTGGCGCGACCTGGCCTACTGGTTGATCATGCTGCCGCTGGGCGTGTTCGAGTTCGCGCTCACGGTGACGCTGTGGGCGGTCGTCGCGGCCACCGTGCTCCTGCCGTTCTACCTGCACTGGCTGCCGATGACGTGGGAGGTCACGTTCAGCGCGGGCAACGTGTGGCTGATCGACTCCTTCGCGAGCGCGATCCCGGTCAGCGTCCTGGGCCTGCTGTTCGGCGTCCTGTCGTACCGGGTGCTCAAGGCACTCGGTCGGGGTCACGCGCTGCTCGCCCAGTCCCTGCTCGGCCCGTCGCGCTACGGCGTGCTGTCGGCCAAGGCGGAGCAGCTGTCGGCCAGCCGGGCCCGCGGCGTGGAGGCGGCCGAGGCGGAACGCCGGCGCATCGAACGCGACCTGCACGACGGCGCGCAGCAGCGCCTGGTCGCCGTGGCCATGGGCCTCGGCCGGGCGCGCAGCAAGATGGAGTCGGACCCGGACGGCGCGCGCGAGCTGATCGCCGAGGCGCACGCGGACGCCAAGCTCGCCATCTCCGAGCTGCGCGACCTGGCCCGCGGCATCTACCCGTCGGTGCTGGGCGACCGCGGGTTGGACGCGGCGCTGTCGTCGCTGGCCGCGCGGTCCCCGATCCCGGTCGAGGTGGAGGTGGACGTCGAGCCGCGCCCGCCGACAGCCGTGGAGAGCACCGCGTACTTCACCGTCGCCGAGACGCTGACCAACGTCGCGAAGCACTCCGGCGCGACCCGGGCGCACGTGAAGGTGTCCCGCACGGCGAACTCCGTGGTGGTGGAGGTCACCGACGACGGCCGCGGTGGCGCGGAGGTGCGCCCGGGTGGTGGCCTCGCGGGTCTGGCGGACCGGGCTGCGACGATTGACGGCGTGGTCGTCGTGGTGAGCCCGATCGGCGGGCCGACCGTGATCCGGACGGAGCTGCCGTGCGCGTGGTGA